A window from Saprospiraceae bacterium encodes these proteins:
- a CDS encoding sigma-70 family RNA polymerase sigma factor, whose product MQDWIEKIKTNENAALKEIYTLCREECLMWLRKDFGCSDEDALDIFQVAVMILYDNVMTGKLSVLTSNIKTYVFSIARNKILELQRSRKKYSRDDAVSIASSYVVDAEPDMTEEQLLISTRSIDELGDPCKTVLIQYYIHDKSMDEITALMGYKNTDTTKNQKYKCLKRLQNIYFGHIQKSLEY is encoded by the coding sequence GTGCAGGATTGGATCGAAAAAATCAAAACAAACGAAAACGCAGCACTTAAGGAGATATATACCTTGTGCAGGGAGGAGTGTTTGATGTGGCTACGCAAAGACTTTGGCTGCAGTGATGAGGATGCTTTGGACATTTTTCAGGTGGCGGTGATGATATTGTATGACAATGTGATGACAGGCAAACTGTCGGTACTCACTTCCAATATTAAGACATATGTCTTCAGCATCGCCAGAAACAAAATATTGGAGTTGCAGCGGAGCCGGAAGAAGTACTCACGGGATGATGCCGTATCTATAGCTTCATCCTATGTCGTTGATGCAGAGCCCGATATGACCGAAGAGCAGTTGCTCATCAGCACCCGCTCGATCGACGAACTCGGCGACCCATGCAAAACTGTCCTGATACAATACTACATCCATGACAAAAGTATGGATGAAATCACCGCCTTGATGGGTTACAAAAACACAGACACCACCAAAAATCAAAAATACAAGTGCCTCAAAAGGTTACAAAACATCTATTTTGGTCATATACAAAAAAGTCTTGAATATTGA
- a CDS encoding CHAT domain-containing protein, whose protein sequence is MNAVLERPVNKIIHLPAIRLLKDFLPEEIKNGKTALFAFSDPNTIRSKYRTRLIELPGTYKETTALKSKYPDTDIYAGTTATKANFLQAYLDTSVQYIHLALHGIANSAEKDDVKLYFRTSEGGLDSLYGYELLRYKSRCKKIVLSACQSGLGSYVKGEGLFSLPRYFMINGATDVVFNYWDVED, encoded by the coding sequence TTGAATGCAGTTTTGGAACGACCAGTCAATAAAATCATTCACTTACCGGCCATAAGGTTATTGAAGGACTTCCTTCCCGAAGAAATCAAAAATGGTAAAACTGCCCTTTTTGCCTTTTCCGATCCAAACACTATCAGGTCAAAATACAGAACCCGTCTCATCGAGTTGCCAGGTACCTACAAAGAAACCACTGCTTTGAAATCAAAATACCCTGACACAGACATCTATGCAGGAACAACGGCCACAAAGGCAAACTTTCTTCAAGCCTATCTGGATACAAGTGTGCAATACATTCATCTTGCGCTGCATGGCATCGCCAACAGTGCGGAAAAGGACGATGTTAAATTGTATTTCAGAACATCGGAGGGTGGTCTGGACAGCTTGTACGGCTATGAATTGCTCCGATACAAAAGCAGATGTAAAAAAATAGTGCTATCCGCCTGTCAGTCGGGGCTTGGATCCTATGTGAAAGGGGAAGGTTTGTTTTCCCTTCCCCGCTATTTTATGATCAACGGCGCGACGGATGTTGTATTTAATTATTGGGATGTGGAGGATTAA
- a CDS encoding sulfite exporter TauE/SafE family protein, producing the protein MYWIAFTLGFFGSLHCIGMCGPLALAVHTSKKNEGFPAFFGSLQYNAGRTIGYISLGLLFGLLGSAVALGGAQRVVSVVLGVIMVLFFIFSVNPDQLISGLPTLHRFYQSVSQRLFGMLRKSAHVPSLYLGVVNGFLPCGLVYIAIAGAISLSNIWGSMGFMLFFGLGTFPAMMGVTLGHQAVSQKLRVSLKRLYPIITLVMGVYLIYRGFMSKLPLELDFFEALKNPVMCH; encoded by the coding sequence GTGTATTGGATAGCATTCACACTCGGTTTTTTTGGTAGTCTGCACTGTATCGGCATGTGTGGTCCATTGGCTTTGGCAGTACATACCAGCAAAAAAAATGAAGGGTTTCCTGCATTTTTTGGGTCATTGCAATATAATGCAGGGCGTACTATCGGATACATCAGTCTTGGGCTGCTGTTTGGACTTTTAGGTAGTGCAGTAGCTTTAGGTGGTGCTCAGAGAGTTGTTTCAGTTGTTTTAGGAGTGATTATGGTGTTATTTTTCATCTTTTCTGTTAATCCAGACCAGCTTATCTCCGGTTTGCCGACACTCCACCGTTTTTATCAGTCTGTAAGTCAACGTTTGTTCGGCATGCTTCGCAAGAGTGCACATGTGCCTTCCCTATATCTGGGTGTGGTCAATGGTTTCTTGCCTTGCGGACTGGTATATATCGCCATCGCCGGAGCCATTTCTTTGAGCAATATCTGGGGTAGTATGGGATTCATGCTTTTTTTTGGATTGGGCACCTTTCCTGCTATGATGGGCGTGACATTAGGTCATCAGGCTGTAAGCCAAAAACTACGTGTATCACTAAAGCGACTTTACCCTATCATCACTTTAGTCATGGGTGTCTATCTGATTTACAGGGGTTTTATGTCCAAGCTTCCCCTTGAACTTGACTTCTTCGAAGCGCTGAAAAATCCGGTGATGTGTCATTGA
- a CDS encoding peptide MFS transporter — MSPNTSSGDFFKTNVLGHPAGLFTLFFTEMWERFSFYGMRALLVLFLTSSLLDEGWGWPRANALALYGTYTSMVYLTPIIGGILADKFLGHRRAIIIGATLMTLGHASMAMESPVFLYMGLAFLIFGNGFFKPNMTSMVAKLYKDHPEKKDGAYTIFYMGVNSGAFLGIMLCGYIGEKVGFSWGFGLAGIFMFFGMLQFYLSQKIFGDVGLPPDRNAVAAISGSADDMSTEANGGKLNPFTTFDLTLVAITAIGALTWIINDPMSKVYEYNLFGNSSNAGYVILGCLLLFLFILFSRIFRYSTVTRDRMLAVFIIAVFYMFFWASFEQAGGSMTIFAKDYMDRSLEGSSAMLFKIFNTLLTVVPLLIITYVLWKLFTQTFSRFAVANIFLGTSFVIIWGIVVWMLINEFNQTNTEIAATWFGILNSFFIIALGPLFSKIWESKYNPSASVKYSIGLMFLGIGFLALAYGSSGIPLGAKTAAVGIIWLVIAYLFHTLGELCISPVGLSYVSKLVPGRMIAVTYGIWYLAIAVGNKVAGTMGGMIDSISDEHGMSNFFLIFTFVPMAAGVVILVLSPVLKKLMHGVR, encoded by the coding sequence ATGTCACCCAACACATCTTCAGGAGACTTTTTTAAGACCAATGTCCTGGGGCATCCGGCAGGTCTGTTTACCCTGTTTTTTACCGAAATGTGGGAACGGTTTTCGTTTTACGGTATGCGTGCTTTGCTCGTACTTTTTCTTACTTCCTCACTGCTGGACGAAGGTTGGGGCTGGCCCAGAGCCAATGCCCTGGCGCTGTATGGAACCTATACTTCCATGGTATATCTTACACCTATCATCGGAGGGATATTGGCTGATAAATTTCTGGGGCACAGACGAGCCATCATTATAGGTGCTACGCTGATGACACTTGGCCACGCATCTATGGCTATGGAAAGCCCGGTGTTTTTATATATGGGACTAGCTTTTCTGATTTTTGGCAATGGATTCTTTAAACCCAACATGACATCCATGGTGGCAAAACTGTACAAAGATCACCCGGAGAAAAAAGATGGTGCTTATACTATATTCTACATGGGAGTCAATTCAGGTGCTTTTCTGGGAATCATGCTGTGCGGATACATTGGCGAAAAAGTAGGCTTTTCCTGGGGTTTTGGTCTGGCAGGTATTTTTATGTTTTTCGGAATGCTGCAATTTTATTTGTCTCAAAAAATATTTGGAGATGTAGGCTTACCACCGGATAGAAATGCGGTGGCGGCTATATCCGGCTCTGCTGATGATATGTCTACAGAAGCCAATGGTGGGAAACTCAATCCTTTTACAACATTTGATCTGACATTAGTGGCGATTACAGCGATCGGTGCACTCACATGGATCATCAATGATCCTATGTCAAAAGTGTATGAATACAATCTTTTTGGCAATAGTTCTAATGCAGGTTATGTGATCCTGGGATGTTTATTGTTGTTTTTGTTTATACTTTTCAGCCGTATTTTCAGATATTCCACAGTCACCAGAGATCGGATGCTGGCCGTATTTATAATAGCTGTTTTCTATATGTTTTTCTGGGCGTCTTTTGAGCAGGCAGGTGGATCCATGACGATCTTTGCAAAGGATTATATGGACAGGTCTCTGGAGGGCAGCAGTGCTATGTTATTCAAGATATTTAATACCCTTCTGACCGTTGTTCCTTTACTTATTATTACTTACGTTTTGTGGAAACTATTCACCCAAACCTTTTCCAGATTTGCTGTGGCCAATATATTTTTAGGCACCAGTTTTGTCATCATCTGGGGCATTGTAGTATGGATGCTCATCAATGAATTTAATCAGACGAATACGGAGATTGCCGCTACCTGGTTTGGCATCCTCAACTCATTTTTTATCATAGCATTGGGGCCATTATTCTCTAAGATTTGGGAAAGCAAATACAACCCATCAGCCTCAGTAAAATACAGTATCGGACTTATGTTTCTTGGTATAGGTTTTCTGGCATTAGCTTACGGATCATCAGGCATTCCCTTAGGCGCAAAAACCGCTGCTGTAGGCATTATCTGGCTGGTGATTGCTTATTTATTTCATACGCTGGGTGAACTGTGCATCTCGCCAGTGGGTCTTTCATATGTCAGCAAACTGGTACCGGGTCGCATGATCGCGGTCACCTATGGTATATGGTATCTGGCCATAGCGGTAGGAAATAAAGTAGCCGGAACAATGGGTGGCATGATAGACAGTATTTCAGACGAGCATGGTATGTCCAATTTTTTCCTGATCTTTACATTTGTTCCTATGGCAGCGGGCGTCGTGATATTAGTATTGAGCCCGGTTTTAAAGAAACTGATGCATGGGGTGAGGTGA
- a CDS encoding Rrf2 family transcriptional regulator: MLPKKTRYAIKALMVLYPTFESKRPMRISDIAENEHIPKKFLEAILLDMRKIGIVNSKMGAHGGYYLSKHPDEIFLSQVIRFTGGPIALVPCVSLNFYEKCEECADETTCGFRDVMREVRDASLHILSKTSLSDLVKREENLENQKKSD, translated from the coding sequence ATGCTTCCAAAAAAGACAAGATATGCTATAAAAGCGCTCATGGTACTTTACCCTACCTTTGAGAGTAAACGACCTATGCGTATATCTGACATTGCTGAAAATGAACATATCCCAAAAAAATTTCTCGAAGCCATACTTTTGGATATGCGCAAAATTGGTATTGTCAACAGTAAGATGGGGGCACATGGAGGTTATTATCTCTCCAAACATCCTGATGAAATTTTCCTTAGTCAGGTGATCAGATTTACAGGCGGCCCCATAGCATTGGTCCCATGTGTAAGTCTCAATTTTTATGAGAAGTGCGAAGAGTGTGCTGATGAAACTACCTGCGGCTTCAGAGATGTGATGCGGGAAGTGAGGGATGCAAGTCTGCATATCTTATCCAAAACCAGTCTTTCTGATCTGGTAAAAAGAGAAGAAAATTTGGAAAATCAAAAAAAGTCAGATTGA
- a CDS encoding HEPN domain-containing protein: MQSFRSELEFIPASRRVLVEKDLVDLEQKIFKFRNGQIDEEKFRSLRLARGVYGQRQQGVQMIRIKIPFGRLNTKQLRKISDISDEYSNGNLHLTTRQDIQIHHVSLDRTPELWAKLEQDDITLREACGNTVRNVTASAESGIDPKEAFDVSNYAYAVFNYFLRQPFCQELGRKVKIAFSNSEEDTAYTFIHDIGFIPKLNSDGGKGFKVLIGGGLGAQPFLAQTAYEFLPADEILTFVEGALRVFDRHGERTSRHKARMKYLIQKIGIDAFKELVVSESAAIIPVAVVDYFPKVLETSDIKSFDSTSDFIGSGVYQEWLDTNTFKQKDNELFAVYVKIQLGNIPSSTSRVLADIVETFADEKDIRITINQNFILKNIHPSALPHLFEALQHIGLAASGYGSVADITACPGTDTCNLAISNSTHISIALEDVIRNEYPHLVHNKDILIKISGCMNACGQHSLAQIGFHGSSFKIGTNVVPAVQLLLGGGKLSDGSGRISDKIIKVASKRTPEILRFIFDDMEQNSPDDESFNEYYDRVGKDYFYQLLKPLADNDTLQDDDYIDWGADTKFQTAIGVGECAGVVIDLVATLFLESEEKLDNARYALDENRYADSIYYSYAAYVNTAKTLLLIKDIKTNTQHGIINDFSEHFGNEFTNFETSFKETVLQINQHVPEKSFATTYLGQSNDFYSAAKAFKNNLNQLANV, from the coding sequence ATGCAAAGTTTCAGATCAGAATTAGAATTTATCCCTGCTTCCAGAAGAGTTTTGGTTGAAAAAGACTTAGTGGATCTTGAGCAGAAAATATTCAAATTCAGAAATGGTCAGATAGATGAAGAAAAATTCAGAAGTCTTCGTCTTGCCAGAGGTGTTTATGGTCAGAGACAACAAGGAGTACAAATGATCAGGATTAAAATACCTTTTGGCAGACTTAACACCAAACAACTTCGCAAAATTTCAGATATCAGCGACGAATATTCCAATGGAAATCTCCACCTCACCACCAGACAGGACATACAGATACATCATGTAAGTCTCGACCGTACTCCTGAATTGTGGGCAAAACTGGAACAAGATGATATTACACTTCGCGAAGCATGTGGCAATACAGTCAGAAATGTTACCGCATCGGCTGAGTCAGGTATTGATCCCAAGGAAGCATTTGATGTATCCAATTATGCTTATGCAGTCTTTAATTATTTTCTTCGTCAACCATTTTGTCAGGAGTTGGGCAGAAAAGTAAAAATCGCTTTTTCCAATTCTGAAGAAGACACTGCTTATACTTTTATTCATGACATTGGTTTTATTCCCAAATTAAATAGTGATGGCGGTAAAGGCTTCAAAGTGTTGATAGGCGGTGGATTAGGCGCACAACCCTTTTTGGCTCAAACAGCTTATGAATTCCTTCCTGCCGATGAAATTTTGACTTTTGTAGAAGGTGCACTTAGGGTTTTTGACAGACATGGCGAGCGCACAAGCAGACACAAAGCCAGAATGAAGTACCTCATTCAAAAAATTGGCATCGATGCTTTTAAAGAATTGGTAGTGTCAGAATCTGCTGCTATCATCCCTGTCGCAGTGGTAGATTATTTTCCGAAGGTTTTGGAAACATCTGATATAAAATCATTTGATTCTACAAGTGATTTTATTGGCTCTGGTGTTTATCAGGAATGGTTGGATACCAATACTTTTAAACAAAAGGACAACGAATTATTTGCCGTTTATGTCAAAATACAATTGGGAAATATTCCATCTTCTACTTCCAGGGTTTTGGCAGATATTGTAGAAACATTTGCAGACGAAAAAGACATCCGGATTACCATTAATCAAAACTTTATCCTTAAAAACATACATCCATCCGCACTACCTCATTTATTTGAAGCTCTTCAGCATATTGGTCTGGCTGCTTCAGGTTACGGCTCAGTAGCTGATATTACTGCATGCCCAGGTACAGATACCTGCAATCTTGCCATTTCCAATAGCACTCACATTTCGATAGCTCTTGAAGATGTCATTCGCAACGAGTATCCGCATCTTGTTCATAATAAAGATATTCTAATAAAAATCAGTGGATGTATGAATGCTTGTGGTCAACACAGTCTGGCACAAATAGGTTTTCATGGCAGCTCATTCAAAATCGGGACAAATGTGGTACCTGCTGTTCAATTGCTTCTTGGAGGTGGCAAACTCTCTGATGGTAGCGGTCGTATTTCAGATAAAATCATCAAAGTAGCTTCTAAGCGTACACCTGAAATTTTGAGATTCATTTTTGATGATATGGAACAAAATAGCCCGGATGATGAATCATTCAATGAGTATTATGATCGTGTAGGCAAAGATTATTTCTACCAATTGCTCAAACCATTGGCTGATAATGACACCTTGCAGGATGATGACTACATTGATTGGGGTGCAGATACTAAATTTCAGACAGCCATAGGCGTTGGCGAGTGTGCCGGAGTAGTAATAGATTTGGTGGCCACTTTATTTTTGGAATCAGAAGAAAAACTGGATAATGCCAGGTATGCATTGGATGAGAATCGGTATGCAGATTCTATTTATTACAGCTATGCTGCCTATGTAAACACTGCCAAAACTTTGCTACTCATCAAAGACATTAAGACAAATACCCAACATGGTATCATCAATGATTTTAGTGAACATTTTGGTAACGAATTTACAAACTTTGAAACATCTTTTAAAGAAACGGTTTTGCAGATAAACCAACACGTACCTGAAAAATCTTTTGCAACCACCTATTTGGGGCAGTCAAATGATTTTTACTCAGCAGCAAAAGCATTCAAAAACAATTTAAATCAATTAGCAAATGTATAA
- the cobA gene encoding uroporphyrinogen-III C-methyltransferase — protein MYNKPPKVSIVGAGPGDPDLLTLKAIKAINNADVILYDALVSDSILALAKSETELIYVGKRSAQHAYKQEEIHELLVKCAMLFGHVVRLKGGDPFVFGRGGEEMEYVRDAGIEVQIIPGISSSIGVPGNVGIPVTHRGLSESFWVLTATNKKGELANDIHLAAQTNTTAVILMGLNKLGEIVQLYTNHHPSDWPIAVIQDGTLPTQKVVTGTLANIISKVQNKEVKSPAIIVVGEVVSLYQEPQLANFSNEYQYHN, from the coding sequence ATGTATAATAAACCACCCAAAGTAAGCATAGTAGGTGCAGGTCCTGGCGATCCGGATTTATTGACCTTAAAAGCCATCAAAGCCATCAATAATGCAGATGTGATCCTATATGATGCATTGGTGAGTGACTCTATATTGGCATTGGCAAAATCTGAAACAGAATTGATTTATGTGGGTAAAAGATCAGCTCAACACGCTTACAAACAAGAAGAAATTCATGAACTTTTGGTAAAATGTGCAATGCTATTTGGTCATGTCGTCAGGCTGAAAGGTGGAGATCCGTTTGTGTTTGGACGTGGTGGAGAAGAGATGGAATATGTAAGAGATGCTGGAATAGAAGTTCAGATTATTCCAGGCATTTCAAGCTCCATTGGTGTACCGGGAAATGTAGGAATTCCGGTGACGCATCGAGGGTTGAGTGAAAGTTTTTGGGTATTAACAGCCACCAACAAAAAAGGAGAGTTGGCCAATGATATACATCTCGCTGCTCAAACCAATACTACTGCAGTAATTCTGATGGGACTAAACAAATTGGGAGAGATTGTTCAACTATATACAAATCATCACCCTTCAGATTGGCCAATTGCAGTGATTCAGGATGGCACACTACCTACCCAAAAAGTAGTTACCGGTACATTAGCAAACATAATTTCCAAAGTTCAAAATAAGGAAGTTAAGTCACCTGCGATTATCGTCGTAGGCGAAGTGGTTTCACTCTACCAAGAACCACAGTTAGCAAATTTTAGTAATGAATATCAATATCATAATTAG
- a CDS encoding peroxiredoxin, whose translation MALQLGDSVPNFQAESTVGKIDFYDYLGSSWGVLFSHPADYTPVCTTELGSVSKLQSEFASRNVKTIALSVDPLASHFEWIKDINETQNTEVTFPLIAYPNFEVANLYGMIHPNASEKFTVRSVFIIVPDKKLKLTLTYPASTGRNFNEILRVIDSLQLTANYSVATPANWKDGEDVIIIPAVKDEDIADKFPKGYTRVKPYLRTTPQPNR comes from the coding sequence ATGGCATTACAATTAGGAGATTCAGTTCCAAATTTTCAGGCAGAAAGTACTGTAGGTAAAATTGACTTTTATGACTATTTGGGAAGTAGTTGGGGTGTATTGTTTTCACATCCGGCAGATTATACACCTGTATGTACAACCGAGTTAGGTTCTGTATCCAAACTTCAAAGCGAATTTGCATCCCGAAATGTAAAAACAATTGCTTTGAGTGTAGATCCTTTGGCATCTCATTTTGAATGGATCAAAGATATCAATGAAACTCAAAATACAGAAGTGACCTTCCCATTGATTGCATATCCAAATTTTGAAGTTGCCAATTTATATGGAATGATACATCCGAATGCATCCGAAAAATTTACGGTTAGGTCAGTGTTCATCATAGTACCTGATAAAAAATTGAAACTCACTTTAACTTATCCGGCTTCTACCGGAAGAAATTTTAATGAAATACTTAGAGTGATTGATTCATTACAACTCACGGCCAATTACAGTGTTGCGACTCCAGCCAACTGGAAGGATGGAGAAGATGTCATCATCATACCTGCGGTGAAAGACGAAGATATAGCAGATAAATTTCCCAAAGGATATACACGTGTGAAACCTTATTTAAGGACAACACCTCAACCCAACAGATAA
- a CDS encoding TSUP family transporter, translating to MTPGSNHNHLFPVFLKLEQMHLLLIGGGTVALEKLHAIIQNSPATKVKIVAKSVNPDIEEIAETHNNISIHHRAYHVTDMDDVDLVISALDDPAVTETIRNDAKNAGLLINAADKPSLCDFYLGSVVKKGQLKIAISTNGKSPTVAKRVKEVLNDSFPEEINETLENLAEVKTYLKGSFRDRVLELNKITGSLTEKEYNKNYLKGLIVRWSVIFAIPVLFITGYFLGNYFPAAEAAGVWALFMSHLDESILIFILAGFLASAIDGALGMAYGITATTVLLSFGLSPVAATASVHTSEVFTSGVSGLSHLKFGNVNNKLFRNLLFPGVVGAILGAFLISYFEEYNNLIKPLVSAYTLFLGVIILLKALKKDDQIRRKVRRLFPLAFTGGFLDSVGGGGWGPIVSSTLIAQGKAPRYTIGSVNLTEFFVALASSITFFAMIGTTHLNVILGLILGGVAAAPLGAFLTSKIPAKSIMILVGIIVIILSIKRIFF from the coding sequence ATGACACCAGGTAGCAACCATAATCACCTTTTTCCGGTGTTTCTCAAACTGGAACAAATGCATCTCTTGCTCATCGGCGGTGGAACAGTTGCATTGGAGAAACTTCATGCCATCATCCAGAATAGTCCGGCAACAAAGGTTAAAATAGTGGCTAAATCCGTCAATCCCGACATAGAAGAAATAGCTGAAACACACAACAATATTTCCATCCATCACAGGGCATATCATGTGACGGATATGGATGATGTGGATCTTGTCATTTCTGCTTTGGATGACCCTGCAGTGACTGAAACCATTAGAAATGATGCAAAAAATGCAGGTTTGCTCATCAATGCAGCTGATAAACCGTCATTATGTGATTTTTACCTTGGATCAGTTGTAAAAAAAGGTCAGTTGAAGATTGCAATCTCTACCAATGGTAAGTCGCCGACTGTAGCAAAAAGAGTAAAAGAAGTATTGAATGATTCATTTCCAGAGGAAATCAACGAGACTTTGGAAAACCTGGCAGAAGTTAAAACGTATCTCAAAGGTTCTTTCAGAGATCGCGTACTCGAGCTTAATAAAATTACAGGCAGCCTCACCGAAAAGGAGTACAACAAAAATTATTTGAAAGGACTTATTGTGAGATGGTCGGTTATTTTTGCTATCCCGGTTCTTTTTATCACTGGTTACTTTTTGGGAAATTATTTTCCGGCTGCAGAAGCAGCAGGTGTCTGGGCTTTATTTATGAGCCACCTGGACGAAAGCATCTTAATATTTATTTTGGCGGGTTTTCTGGCATCTGCTATTGATGGGGCACTAGGGATGGCATACGGTATCACTGCCACAACGGTATTATTGTCATTTGGGTTAAGTCCAGTGGCAGCTACCGCCAGTGTGCATACTTCTGAGGTATTTACCAGTGGTGTTTCGGGTTTGAGCCACCTTAAATTTGGAAATGTCAATAATAAACTTTTTAGAAATTTACTTTTTCCCGGTGTAGTAGGCGCCATTCTTGGAGCATTTTTGATATCCTATTTTGAAGAATACAACAATTTGATCAAGCCTTTAGTATCAGCGTATACACTGTTTTTAGGGGTGATCATATTGCTCAAAGCCCTGAAAAAAGACGATCAGATCAGGAGAAAAGTGAGAAGACTTTTTCCATTGGCATTTACCGGAGGTTTTCTGGATTCTGTAGGTGGTGGTGGTTGGGGGCCAATAGTGTCTTCTACACTCATAGCACAAGGCAAGGCACCGAGATACACCATAGGTTCGGTAAATCTTACTGAGTTTTTTGTTGCTCTGGCCAGTTCTATTACATTTTTTGCAATGATAGGCACGACTCATCTGAACGTAATCCTGGGGCTCATATTGGGTGGTGTAGCAGCGGCACCATTAGGCGCATTTCTGACCAGCAAAATACCTGCAAAAAGCATTATGATTTTAGTCGGCATTATAGTCATTATTTTAAGTATAAAACGAATATTTTTTTAG
- a CDS encoding NAD(P)/FAD-dependent oxidoreductase — MAQTIQTDIAIIGAGPVGLFAIFEAGLFKMRCHLVDYLPQAGGQLSEIYPKKPIYDIPGYPTVLAQELVDNLVKQAEPFGPGYTFGERIETLEKRDERDFLLVTNLGTSIEAKAVVIAGGLGCFEPRKPEVEGLTKFENGKGVNYMILDPEKYRDKKLVIAGGGDSALDWTIFLSEVCAELTLVHRSESFRGAPDSVDKVLQLADEGKINLHLNTNLSSVSGNGKLNSVSLLNTKNSEEILVETDYLVPLFGLSPKLGPLENWGLNINKNAIEVNTDDYSTNISGVWAIGDINTYKNKLKLILCGFHEAALMSHSVYQYIHPGVKYTMKYTTVNGINSF, encoded by the coding sequence ATGGCACAAACAATACAAACAGATATAGCCATCATTGGCGCAGGTCCGGTAGGATTATTTGCCATATTTGAAGCAGGACTCTTCAAAATGAGATGTCATCTGGTAGATTACCTACCACAAGCCGGCGGGCAATTGTCTGAGATATATCCTAAAAAACCCATTTACGACATTCCCGGATACCCCACAGTGCTTGCTCAGGAGTTGGTAGACAATCTGGTCAAACAAGCTGAACCTTTTGGTCCCGGATATACTTTTGGTGAGCGCATCGAGACCCTTGAAAAGAGGGATGAAAGAGATTTTTTACTGGTCACCAATCTGGGAACTTCCATAGAAGCTAAAGCTGTAGTCATTGCAGGCGGATTGGGATGTTTTGAGCCCAGAAAACCTGAAGTAGAAGGTCTGACAAAGTTTGAAAATGGAAAAGGGGTCAACTATATGATTCTGGATCCTGAAAAATATCGGGATAAAAAACTGGTCATAGCCGGTGGTGGAGACAGTGCGCTGGACTGGACGATTTTTCTGAGTGAAGTATGTGCGGAATTGACCCTGGTACACCGTAGTGAGTCATTCCGAGGAGCGCCGGATAGTGTAGACAAAGTGCTTCAACTAGCAGATGAAGGTAAGATCAATCTTCATCTGAATACCAATCTTTCCAGTGTCAGTGGCAACGGAAAGCTCAATAGTGTATCTTTATTAAATACCAAAAACAGCGAGGAAATATTGGTAGAAACGGATTATTTAGTACCACTTTTTGGTCTGAGTCCAAAGCTGGGCCCCCTTGAAAATTGGGGACTTAATATCAATAAGAATGCGATCGAAGTGAATACTGATGATTACTCCACTAATATTTCCGGCGTTTGGGCGATTGGCGATATCAATACTTATAAAAACAAGCTGAAATTAATATTGTGTGGATTTCATGAAGCAGCATTGATGAGTCATAGCGTATACCAATACATTCATCCCGGAGTAAAATACACCATGAAATATACCACTGTAAATGGGATCAATAGTTTCTGA
- a CDS encoding 2Fe-2S iron-sulfur cluster binding domain-containing protein translates to MIQINIHSDNDINTLEIPNDIGINLMELLKAEEYESIEGTCGGMALCATCHVKVTESIPSLPEPSNDELDMLETLPIVYHDSRLACQIKLNEDIQQLNIEIIKN, encoded by the coding sequence ATGATACAAATAAATATACATTCGGATAACGATATAAATACATTGGAGATACCAAATGACATTGGTATCAATCTAATGGAATTGCTAAAAGCGGAAGAATATGAATCCATAGAAGGAACCTGTGGTGGAATGGCGCTTTGTGCGACCTGTCACGTCAAAGTTACAGAATCAATTCCTTCATTACCGGAACCATCAAATGATGAATTGGACATGCTCGAAACCTTGCCAATTGTCTATCATGATTCAAGACTGGCCTGTCAGATAAAACTGAATGAAGATATTCAGCAATTGAACATTGAAATCATCAAAAACTAA